The following proteins are encoded in a genomic region of Phaeodactylum tricornutum CCAP 1055/1 chromosome 1, whole genome shotgun sequence:
- a CDS encoding predicted protein — protein sequence DHYTVLGIATSATSDEIKKAYRKMALKYHPDKNISNDTTDMFRRAKLAYETLNDPQRRQGYDSKNSFNQRH from the coding sequence GATCACTATACCGTTCTCGGAATCGCTACATCAGCAACATCGGATGAAATAAAGAAAGCCTATCGAAAGATGGCTCTGAAGTACCATCCAGACAAAAACATATCGAATGATACCACAGATATGTTTCGACGAGCGAAACTTGCCTACGAGACCCTCAACGACCCTCAACGTCGGCAGGGCTATGACTCGAAAAATAGCTTTAACCAGCGACACTAA
- a CDS encoding predicted protein (beta carbonic anhydrase, GenBank Accession AF414191): MKFLSASIALLACATSVEAFNANKAFRFGAKAMPEVSSESATSALSAGGAEKKSYDLDITEIFDGNKKFIETKKAQDAAYFDTLGTVHSPKYLYIGCVDARAPPNMIMGTEAGTMLTVRNIANMVVNNDLAVMSAIQFGINVLKIPHVIVCGHYECGGVRASVANVDHAPPLSIWLRNIRDVYRLHARELDAIKDPEDRHRRLVDLNVIEQCVNLYKTGVIQAKRIESYQEGAPAAIPRVHPIVFDPKTGAIRKLQVDFDKYMSELDAIYDLYELENAKIPA; this comes from the exons ATGAAGTTCTTGTCAGCCTCCATCGCTCTCTTGGCCTGCGCCACTTCTGTTGAGGCTTTCAATGCCAACAAGGCATTCCGTTTCGGCGCTAAGGCAATGCCTGAGGTGTCTTCGGAATCCGCAACTTCTGCTCTGTCCGCTGGCGGCGCCGAAAAGAAGTCATACGACCTCGACATCACTGAGATCTTTGATGGAAATAAAAAATTCATTGAAACCAAGAAGGCGCAGGATGCCGCTTATTTTGACACCCTGGGAACAGTCCACTCTCCCAAGTACTTGTACATTG GATGCGTCGATGCCCGTGCTCCTCCGAACATGATCATGGGAACTGAGGCTGGAACCATGTTGACTGTCCGCAACATTGCCAACATGGTGGTCAACAACGACTTGGCTGTCATGTCTGCCATACAGTTCGGAATTAACGTCCTCAAGATCCCGCACGTTATCGTCTGTGGTCACTATGAATGTGGTGGTGTCCGTGCTTCCGTCGCCAACGTGGACCATGCCCCTCCGCTTTCGATCTGGCTCCGTAACATCCGTGATGTCTACCGTCTCCATGCTCGTGAACTCGACGCCATCAAGGACCCCGAAGACCGTCACCGTCGTCTTGTCGACCTGAACGTGATCGAACAGTGCGTAAACCTGTACAAGACTGGAGTAATTCAGGCAAAGCGCATTGAAAGCTACCAAGAGGGCGCCCCTGCTGCGATCCCCCGTGTACACCCTATTGTCTTCGACCCGAAGACTGGTGCCATTCGTAAGCTGCAGGTTGACTTCGACAAGTACATGAGTGAGCTCGATGCCATTTATGATTTGTACGAACTTGAAAACGCCAAGATCCCTGCCTAA
- the CDC6 gene encoding predicted protein (replication pre-initiation complex protein) produces MAKTLSSSTATAIPDLQTSIEAREDLGDLLFHAKIKTSDGMVLWPCMKFASGCDEIVQWLDGTELLSKRRQRQCTVAILKQKLKEPESISSTTPVLYLLGEKLPQGTSRILLPERYEVDPILMHNLALDFTDADLDYVQALDEVLKVLEGNLSNSAASKMTWRSSSKKELAPLTGLSSTIAEPATIPDGVSANGLPFSTTSRRSHRESQTQTHVSPERSVLESVGSNLSDLKNQPTLRLASTPTAESDSDIQSSGTKKSKNARISMEPALAENSSQKPNDVTPKSASSETRTRTSTRSSQGSALKASTASLVDFSAPSTSLTLKTSSVQKSKVSTAKKSNRKKPLLDDTSLEPIPTFHRVRKLLIKCGFLFRQNTYCRPGMDPRRNPLARKGEDYFDNEHDFRKHVCAYGLNCSSLKLTKDEETLVTQWVRYAIVDFAADATCIPQHELLSVSRAEKLLLDVGVLDVKYINGIDDAYVYPGTSKDSYTFGMNAFIKGGNNTEMFMNLARFGIPDGCDFSKVSRADYLSLQLHLTEPGTIDTFGTFEDPFPSDTVVPRTRTRRMSTTTPAKVPQEYQKGKRAISNYSPTNISTVTNDSVCDNSSVVSDRNEKKRKAKASSSKPMKSPRTVSTVDAEKDRTGGDRSLSAPETYAAKWAPMFEALELPNIEIELPCEGLTNEQKLTECLERLNASSEAIGFSVPRDGAFAKNLGSIYDFIMENVSDGTMGSNGNSALYVCGVPGIGKTTGVKWCCDKSLELIQREKSDRFRTPLFCVMSAASLNSVKKFEETLFSSMASAISSVHATKEGILRKLQRGKEKAVLFLVLDEIDHLVLVKQGSSKKRTGGEKILQWLLDWAADPKIPFALIGIFNSIGNDRFGRLHEIGKFRNTVTFSSYDHNEIVSILKSRVGNRIVAPNALTFIAKKVQQSSGDARKALEDMSLAIKFCLDSLSDSEKTSRNNAILVNMQHAVKVFSVVSKDFQERILTLPYLSKVILCVVVTLAQAKVSTTTVGILKRAVTDCVMQTNEDELVSLENFQFMLADLVDKGLLCFEGKGSEDDLCQQQHMPVRLGTQLDDVEQVLEKDLSQQQFFGKLRALARDRATEFRR; encoded by the exons ATGGCGAAGACTCTTTCATCCTCGACCGCGACGGCTATTCCCGATCTGCAGACATCAATTGAAGCCAGAGAGGACCTTGGAGACTTGTTGTTTCATGCTAAAATCAAAACGAGCGATGGAATGGTCCTTTGGCCGTGTATGAAGTTTGCCAGCGGGTGCGACGAAATTGTTCAGTGGCTGGATGGAACGGAGCTGCTTTCGAAACGTCGTCAAAGACAGTGTACCGTTGCAATTCTTaaacaaaaattgaaagaaCCTGAGTCTATATCGAGCACAACGCCCGTGTTGTATCTTTTGGGGGAGAAATTGCCGCAGGGGACAAGCCGTATTCTCTTGCCCGAACGATACGAAGTCGATCCGATTTTGATGCACAATCTGGCTTTGGACTTTACAGACGCAGACCTTGACTACGTCCAGGCGTTAGATGAGGTTCTCAAAGTCTTGGAAGGAAACTTAAGCAACAGCGCTGCCTCGAAAATGACATGGCGTTCAAGCAGCAAGAAAGAATTGGCTCCGTTGACTGGCTTGAGCAGCACGATTGCGGAACCTGCGACCATCCCTGACGGAGTGAGTGCCAACGGCCTTCCGTTTTCTACAACTTCCCGGAGATCACACCGAGAGAGTCAAACGCAGACACACGTATCGCCTGAACGAAGCGTCCTAGAAAGTGTTGGATCGAACCTCTCAGACCTTAAAAACCAGCCCACTCTACGCTTGGCCAGCACACCAACAGCAGAATCTGATTCCGACATCCAATCTTCCGGGACGAAAAAATCAAAGAATGCTCGTATTAGTATGGAGCCTGCCTTGGCAGAGAACTCTTCGCAGAAACCCAATGACGTGACACCGAAGTCAGCTTCGTCTGAGACACGAACTCGGACGAGTACGCGGTCTAGTCAAGGATCCGCTTTGAAAGCCTCGACAGCCTCCCTGGTGGATTTCTCGGCACCAAGTACTTCCCTCACCTTGAAAACATCCAGCGTGCAAAAATCCAAAGTTTCGACCGCGAAAAAATCGAACCGAAAAAAGCCACTGCTTGACGACACTAGTTTGGAACCGATTCCGACATTTCACAGGGTTCGCAAGCTCCTTATAAAATGTGGCTTTCTCTTTCGGCAGAATACTTATTGCCGCCCTGGTATGGATCCGAGACGGAACCCATTGGCCAGGAAAGGTGAGGACTATTTTGACAACGAACACGATTTCCGGAAGCATGTTTGTGCCTACGGATTAAATTGCAGCTCTTTAAAACTGAcgaaagacgaagaaacgctCGTTACGCAATGGGTTCGCTATGCAATCGTGGACTTTGCTGCAGATGCCACATGCATCCCACAGCACGAGCTGTTATCGGTGTCCCGAGCTGAAAAGTTGCTTCTGGATGTGGGCGTACTGGATGTCAAATACATCAATGGTATTGACGACGCGTATGTATACCCGGGGACAAGTAAAGATTCCTACACGTTCGGAATGAATGCTTTTATAAAGGGTGGAAACAATACGGAGATGTTTATGAATCTGGCGCGCTTTGGTATTCCTGATGGATGTGATTTCAGCAAAGTATCCAGAGCCGACTATCTAAGTCTGCAACTTCATTTGACAGAACCTGGAACCATCGATACCTT TGGGACGTTTGAGGACCCTTTCCCCAGCGACACTGTGGTGCCGAGAACACGAACCCGCCGAATGTCAACTACTACCCCTGCAAAGGTTCCCCAGGAGTATCAGAAAGGAAAACGAGCAATCAGCAACTACAGTCCTACCAATATCTCAACTGTGACTAACGATTCTGTGTGTGACAACAGCAGCGTTGTCTCCGATAGGAATGAGAAAAAGCGCAAGGCAAAGGCTTCTTCTAGTAAGCCCATGAAGTCGCCTCGAACTGTTTCGACTGTTGACGCGGAAAAAGATCGTACCGGTGGCGATCGGTCACTTTCTGCCCCTGAAACATATGCTGCTAAGTGGGCTCCTATGTTCGAAGCGTTAGAATTGCCCAATATTGAGATAGAATTACCGTGTGAAGGATTAACGAATGAGCAAAAGCTCACGGAATGCCTGGAGCGTCTCAATGCCTCGTCGGAAGCAATCGGTTTCAGTGTTCCGAGGGATGGGGCTTTCGCCAAAAATTTAGGCTCGATTTACGACTTTATTATGGAAAACGTCTCAGATGGGACCATGGGTTCGAACGGAAACTCTGCACTCTATGTATGTGGGGTGCCAGGAATTGGCAAGACTACAGGTGTGAAGTGGTGCTGCGATAAGTCGTTAGAGTTAATTCAACGTGAGAAAAGCGATAGGTTTCGCACGCCCCTCTTCTGTGTCATGAGCGCTGCTTCATTGAATTCGGTCAAGAAATTTGAGGAAACGCTTTTCTCGTCAATGGCAAGCGCCATTTCATCAGTACATGCTACAAAGGAGGGAATTTTGCGAAAACTTCAACGTgggaaagaaaaagctgTACTCTTTTTGGTCTTAGATGAAATCGACCATCTGGTTTTGGTGAAGCAGGGTTCAAGCAAGAAACGAACGGGTGGAGAGAAAATTTTGCAGTGGCTTCTTGATTGGGCCGCTGACCCAAAAATCCCCTTTGCTCTGATAGGCATTTTCAATTCAATCGGAAATGATAGATTTGGTCGTCTCCATGAAATTGGAAAG TTCAGGAATACCGTTACGTTCAGTTCTTACGATCACAACGAAATTGTTTCCATACTCAAATCTCGAGTTGGGAACAGGATCGTGGCCCCGAACGCGTTGACTTTTATTGCGAAGAAAGTTCAGCAGAGTAGTGGTGATGCCCGAAAGGCGCTTGAAGACATGTCTCTTGCCATAAAATTCTGCTTGGATTCTCTTTCAGACAGTGAAAAGACCAGCAGAAATAACGCAATTTTGGTGAATATGCAACACGCAGTTAAGGTTTTTAGTGTGGTGAGCAAGGACTTTCAGGAGAGAATATTGACCCTTCCCTACTTGTCAAAGGTTATTCTGTGCGTAGTCGTGACATTGGCCCAAGCCAAGGTTTCAACAACGACCGTTGGGATCCTAAAACGTGCAGTTACTGACTGCGTCATGCAGACTAACGAAGATGAACTTGTCAGCTTGGAGAACTTTCAATTCATGCTGGCGGACCTCGTTGACAAAGGTTTGCTTTGTTTTGAAGGGAAGGGCAGCGAGGATGACTTGTGTCAGCAACAGCATATGCCTGTTCGTTTGGGTACTCAACTTGATGACGTCGAACAAGTCCTGGAGAAGGACCTTTCCCAACAGCAGTTCTTTGGCAAGTTACGTGCACTTGCAAGGGACAGGGCCACAGAGTTTCGCCGATAG
- a CDS encoding predicted protein translates to MTSKCTIPVVEDDQVLLRYGICRVPLPLKFDATEWAMQLSQITPAIMAAEGDNEYAFYRNILEEPDFPFASILESEIGAAILRHFAVSNLDDIRLDDAFCVHYNMSQHDTSGSRHKDPSDITVNLCLEKSEDAEGSQVLFYGTQVLHSVEGRAEDIKEESFRFLVDQHPMQATVHWGNHIHQTTNLFGLKRPPPSLRRGGMTIFLFAILCTFACRYQVFIRAQSDDYEYVQAVLEEDELYGDDDDASLDELQYKAQQEEILRQRQAREAVEKLQKEKDETFERELKSLNEQQQKIARKQKKRDSRTVELVLRAARSENYYEVLGLRNWEIRIPPRQVKVGSFALRIPGFSLFHISTGAIRKAYRSLSRAVHPDKNRNARAEEAFIAVENAATVLSEEDSRSEYDQTIWEVRRENRRKVLALAKSVVDRMFGASVRAVAILRKILGPFSFPVFLLGLLIV, encoded by the exons ATGACATCAAAGTGTACAATCCCGGTTGTGGAGGACGACCAGGTCCTACTTCGGTATGGCATTTGTCGGGTACCTCTTCCGCTGAAATTTGACGCAACAGAATGGGCCATGCAACTGTCACAAATCACGCCTGCCATCATGGCAGCTGAAGGTGACAACGAATACGCCTTCTACCGCAACATACTGGAAGAACCCGATTTTCCATTCGCTTCGATTTTGGAATCCGAAATAGGGGCAGCTATTTTGCGGCACTTTGCTGTTTCAAATCTCGATGACATTAGGTTGGACGATGCATTTTGCGTTCACTACAATATGAGCCAGCACGATACGTCGGGCTCACGACACAAGGACCCTAGCgatatcactgtcaatctcTGTCTTGAAAAATCGGAGGATGCCGAAGGTTCTCAGGTACTATTTTACGGCACGCAAGTTCTGCACAGTGTCGAGGGGCGCGCTGAAGACATAAAAGAGGAAAGTTTTCGCTTTCTGGTTGACCAGCATCCAATGCAAGCTACTGTGCACTGGGGCAATCACATCCATCAAACCACAAA TCTCTTTGGCCTAAAA CGACCGCCACCTTCGTTAAGGCGGGGCGGTATGACGATATTCCTGTTTGCAATCCTTTGTACATTCGCGTGCCGATATCAAGTCTTCATCCGCGCCCAAAGCGATGACTACGAGTACGTTCAAGCGGTTTTGGAGGAGGATGAGCTGtatggcgacgacgatgacgcgAGCTTGGACGAATTACAATACAAGGCACAACAAGAAGAGATCCTAAGGCAACGACAAG CACGCGAAGCCGTGGAAAAGctacaaaaagaaaaagacgaaacgTTTGAAAGAGAACTAAAGAGCTTGAAcgagcaacagcaaaaaatTGCCCGCAAGCAGAAGAAACGGGACTCTAGGACGGTGGAACTAGTCTTGAGAGCTGCCCGCAGTGAAAACTACTACGAAGTCTTGGGATTGAGAAACTGGGAGATTCGGATCCCTCCACGTCAAGTAAAAGTTGGAAGCTTTGCTCTAAGGATACCAGGTTTTTCCCTTTTCCATATCTCGACAGGGGCGATTCGTAAAGCATATCGATCTTTATCGAGAGCTGTGCACCCCGACAAGAACCGGAATGCCAGAGCTGAGGAGGCTTTTATTGCCGTGGAAAATGCTGCTACAGTACTTTCCGAAGAGGACTCCCGTTCGGAGTATGACCAGACAATATGGGAAGTCCGAAGGGAAAATCGACGGAAGGTTTTAGCCCTCGCAAAGAGTGTTGTCGATAGAATGTTTGGCGCAAGTGTGCGTGCCGTCGCTATCCTTCGAAAAATTCTTGGtcctttttcgtttccagTGTTTCTATTAGGCCTGCTCATTGTATAA
- a CDS encoding predicted protein, with product MEKENVSDSEQLCCTFAVTGESESFQSIFICRTCSLDAKDLLCVCQACAETCHEDHEGLEYVGIGPSYCDCEALLEGGCKIIGRSAKTAHRLGIFKTVFENSITKRPTGEDGKYVQQTFSIPALDDDDLCSALCLQSEELVKHSKETFWLDASTDLEHCCLLEKLAWHIYRNQINEYKLQGDDLAGGAEWWVQVKSVSLPEINGAQTDPDAQGNEAIDIHFDKDEALAEAFGLGAFPLLSTVTYLTDSPYSPPTIIFPREYGESDDAPISEVFVSRPRKRKHLVFDGRLLHGAPSHFGLRPQRRPSSKCGIGPRITFLVNLWAKHCPAGVSPLPETIRCRIVDLAPSDLRVFPNMFENSGFHRMGTDIVHLDESTESKYNESSSSMIELPFLGKGTTWESSDSNDELSTNVFVYPPPDVESDTYIVRFGSGMEGFIDVSSETQD from the coding sequence ATGGAGAAAGAAAACGTATCGGACTCGGAGCAACTCTGCTGTACGTTCGCCGTAACGGGCGAAAGCGAATCCTTCCAATCGATTTTCATTTGCAGAACTTGTTCTTTGGACGCGAAAGACTTGCTTTGcgtttgccaagcttgtGCTGAAACGTGTCACGAAGACCACGAAGGACTAGAGTACGTAGGAATAGGCCCGTCATATTGTGATTGCGAGGCGTTGCTGGAAGGTGGATGTAAAATAATCGGTAGATCCGCAAAAACTGCTCATCGGCTGGGGATTTTCAAGACTGTGTTTGAGAACTCGATCACCAAGCGACCAACTGGTGAGGACGGCAAGTATGTCCAACAGACGTTTTCAATCCCGGCCCTCGATGACGATGATCTATGTTCAGCGTTGTGCCTTCAATCAGAAGAGCTTGTGAAACATTCAAAGGAAACTTTTTGGTTGGATGCGTCAACGGATTTAGAACACTGCTGTTTACTTGAGAAACTGGCATGGCATATCTACCGGAATCAGATCAATGAGTACAAACTGCAGGGGGACGATCTCGCTGGGGGTGCCGAATGGTGGGTCCAGGTAAAATCTGTCTCGCTGCCCGAAATCAATGGAGCTCAAACCGACCCTGATGCTCAGGGGAATGAGGCAATTGATAtccattttgacaaagacGAAGCCCTCGCTGAGGCTTTTGGATTGGGTGCTTTTCCACTCCTATCAACGGTTACCTATCTCACTGACTCTCCCTATTCACCCCCTACCATAATTTTTCCTCGGGAGTATGGTGAAAGCGATGATGCACCTATCTCAGAAGTTTTTGTGAGCCGACCTCGAAAAAGGAAGCACTTAGTGTTTGATGGAAGACTTCTGCATGGGGCACCCTCTCATTTCGGTCTCCGCCCCCAACGAAGGCCATCTTCAAAGTGCGGTATCGGCCCTCGAATAACATTTCTTGTCAATCTATGGGCAAAACATTGCCCAGCTGGAGTCAGTCCCTTACCCGAGACGATCCGCTGCAGGATTGTCGATTTGGCTCCATCCGATCTCCGTGTATTTCCGAATATGTTTGAAAATTCTGGCTTTCATCGCATGGGTACGGATATCGTCCATCTGGATGAGAGCACTGAAAGTAAATACAATGAGAGTTCTAGCAGCATGATTGAGCTTCCTTTTCTAGGGAAAGGAACAACTTGGGAAAGCAGCGACTCCAATGACGAACTATCGACCAACGTCTTTGTCTATCCTCCACCGGACGTGGAGAGCGACACCTATATTGTTCGGTTTGGAAGTGGTATGGAAGGCTTCATTGATGTGAGTTCCGAAACTCAAGACTGA
- a CDS encoding predicted protein, whose translation MDDNDDIDLSVFDSELLDDCWGESNETSHNNDSAAYSANLSGSTDGDIEKNMWGGTQRLPQLPSFEIGVDAAYAQRIPNHSQHSVSLGDSRTKSLATHSDSSAGEGRSIPSVVGTSVSGSSRSGNCARAVPGSGGSIGQTQSSTASNCLPHELREMTDKGSATAQPPGPSATTGDDHFQVGGQAREGFPQSSPVEATPAKAAGSIDYSNLNLLPLAFNALAAGVNLAHLFQAPGSLPVLNPASVMGSLPVVNPSSAIYAPPQGPPSAPIPPTAAIAPQPSSTKTPVHQCQAPNTRKSATNSTSSTRKNAPPFLLFDAPVELRHNFIQSQRALGIPVLQDNNSYHFGLAVNGYHPQHSDNDNSHVPKLIDGRHGDIGSKRLKNAKEQKRAQRITDLIEELRIQMEHDGWQVGMKSKLHTLSSCGNYMKHLMKSIKEKEDTVAKARSVLEEKRRKIEEDNAQQNPSDPESTTSSLTVSSGSHKADAEDDNSVQRKRRVAASSVAGGNRKKPHLASMESFISCSSSESEEEREHRKKTHCNSECISEMTDSNKDSESSGDEPRKRGASGSTSRYSSNDTSSAAENKNPDFDLDYEEVFVKSNIPQILASTSGRIIAWNEFFLTATGLAEKDVARLTIFSLVQNSKLASLFEIVAASLKPIPDQHLTREERNMTKIRDYSAITLPCSDFLLCEKNGIHLFMTVTLMTDEDPRKRCFHCVFTNSPATNGALAPITPELLALFCGSHNVQSKSLDVRR comes from the exons ATGGACGATAACGACGATATCGACTTGTCAGTCTTTGACTCTGAGCTTCTCGACGATTGCTGGGGTGAATCGAATGAGACAAGCCACAACAATGATAGCGCCGCATATTCAGCAAACCTATCTGGCAGTACTGATGGCGATATCGAAAAAAATATGTGGGGTGGGACTCAGCGTCTGCCTCAGCTTCCATCGTTTGAGATAGGTGTTGATGCAGCATACGCGCAGCGTATTCCAAATCATAGTCAGCACAGTGTATCTTTGGGAGACAGTCGCACTAAATCACTAGCGACACATTCAGATTCATCTGCGGGAGAAGGACGGTCTATTCCGTCAGTAGTTGGTACAAGTGTTAGCGGTTCAAGTCGCTCTGGGAACTGCGCGAGGGCGGTACCGGGAAGTGGTGGCAGTATTGGACAAACGCAATCGAGCACCGCTTCTAACTGTTTGCCCCATGAGTTGAGAGAGATGACTGACAAAGGTTCGGCGACTGCTCAGCCCCCTGGCCCTTCTGCTACAACCGGAGATGACCATTTCCAAGTGGGAGGCCAGGCAAGGGAGGGATTTCCCCAATCGTCGCCTGTGGAAGCGACACCAGCTAAGGCTGCGGGCTCAATAGACTACAGCAACCTAAATCTCCTTCCACTGGCTTTCAATGCCTTAGCTGCTGGTGTCAATCTTGCGCATCTCTTCCAAGCGCCTGGTTCATTGCCTGTTCTAAATCCAGCTTCTGTAATGGGATCATTGCCTGTTGTGAATCCATCTTCTGCAATATATGCACCGCCACAAGGACCCCCTTCGGCACCGATACCACCTACCGCAGCAATCGCTCCGCAGCCTTCCTCGACAAAGACTCCTGTGCATCAATGTCAAGCTCCTAACACTCGAAAATCGGCAACAAATTCGACATCCTCGACACGTAAGAACGCGCCCCcatttttgttgttcgatGCTCCTGTTGAATTGAGGCACAATTTTATCCAGTCGCAACGGGCGCTTGGAATTCCCGTCCTACAAGACAACAATTCTTACCATTTTGGACTAGCTGTGAACGGGTATCATCCCCAGCACTCCGACAACGATAATAGCCATGTCCCCAAACTTATAGACGGTCGCCATGGTGACATTGGATCTAAACGACTCAAGAATGCCAAAGAGCAGAAACGTGCTCAGCGGATTACCGATCTGATCGAAGAATTGCGTATACAAATGGAACACGACGGTTGGCAAGTTGGAATGAAGAGCAAACTTCACACACTCTCATC ATGCGGGAATTATATGAAGCATTTGATGAAAAGCATtaaagagaaagaagataCAGTTGCGAAAGCTCGGTCGGTCCTTGAGGAGAAGCGTCGAAAGATAGAGGAAGACAACGCGCAACAGAATCCATCAGATCCCGAAAGTACAACCTCAAGCCTCACAGTTTCATCGGGTAGCCACAAAGCTGATGCGGAGGATGACAACTCTGTACAGAGAAAGAGGCGAGTTGCGGCATCTTCAGTTGCAGGAGGGAATCGAAAAAAGCCACATTTAGCATCAATGGAGTCTTTTATCTcttgttcgtcttccgaGTCTGAGGAGGAAAGAGAGCACAGAAAAAAAACGCATTGCAATTCAGAATGTATATCGGAAATGACTGACAGCAACAAGGATTCGGAATCGAGTGGCGACGAACCCCGAAAACGGGGTGCGTCTGGTTCAACCAGTAGATATTCGTCAAATGATACGAGTTCCGCTgctgaaaacaaaaatccTGACTTTGATCTAGACTACGAAGAAGTTTTTGTCAAATCAAACATCCCACAGATTCTGGCTTCTACTTCAGGTCGAATTATTGCTTGGAACGAATTCTTTTTAACCGCAACAGGTCTAGCGGAAAAGGATGTAGCGCGCCTTACCATCTTCAGTCTTGTCCAAAACTCGAAACTTGCAAGCCTTTTTGAAATCGTTGCTGCCTCCCTTAAGCCGATTCCCGATCAGCATTTAACCAGAGAGGAGCGCAATATGACCAAAATACGTGACTACAGCGCTATCACATTACCGTGTTCCGATTTTCTTTTGTGCGAAAAGAATGGGATCCATTTGTTTATGACGGTTACACTCATGACAGACGAAGATCCGCGAAAACGATGCTTTCACTGCGTGTTTACAAATTCTCCAGCAACGAATGGGGCGCTCGCTCCAATCACGCCAGAGCTGTTGGCGCTTTTCTGCGGCAGTCACAATGTCCAAAGCAAGTCCTTAGATGTGAGAAGATGA